Proteins encoded within one genomic window of Companilactobacillus zhachilii:
- a CDS encoding heparinase II/III family protein, with the protein MSDNLSTVKNLLSNNQVAYTDLYFNNSKLLLENKFLFQHVYNMEPSPITYQLEDWHKSPNGDPEWLYVLNRQEYLQDLLITYLYTNDEKYLLKAKRFMMDWIQNDYDQIKYRYTAWRTIDTGIRLLNWSLVYKVLVKKNLLTDIEKIKIDETIQAQAEYLNQNYIDKYDLSNWGVLITTGILCFNAVNEDVISADLVSWALHKLTTEMELQVDDDGIHWEQSPLYFIEVFRSTLCVYAAYKNNGLEFPEVIIKKLRLMLKAFDYFVLPNSKILQQGDTDAIETADLIASAQLILNSKMSETKYDFIPLEFYSLNNLSLTRTQEENSSSYLDATISGNYYMKDQRGNYWHCYNGDLGSGHGHTALGHIDLTIDNQNILIDPGRYTYIDSEIRRNLKSGSSHNIVSIDDVYPLVPHDSWKYAKVTTPGNNQVKHFENYDVVVTSYFDKEHCFNYTRYFIWFKKHELALIFDVGTQKGKHLKKNNWILSPELIAEASEENGSIVLSQADNKKFKMFFSDKIKQAENQIYSPRYNEQESTVKIVTSSEFENQFVSYFAVGNDADVDTITKLQATRSGSHTDVLDTYCYPIEIALNDGTKIDVVLEHENTFIGDKVYYVNGQPYYGDLVISENGEYNRLL; encoded by the coding sequence ATGAGTGATAATTTATCTACCGTAAAAAATTTGTTGTCAAACAATCAAGTTGCCTATACTGATTTATATTTTAATAATTCAAAATTACTTTTAGAGAATAAGTTTCTATTTCAACATGTTTATAATATGGAACCATCGCCAATTACATATCAACTAGAAGATTGGCATAAGTCGCCTAACGGAGACCCTGAGTGGTTATATGTGTTGAATCGTCAGGAATATTTACAAGATTTATTAATTACTTATCTATATACCAATGATGAAAAGTATTTGTTAAAAGCTAAGCGCTTTATGATGGATTGGATTCAAAATGATTATGATCAAATTAAGTATCGATACACTGCTTGGCGAACAATTGATACTGGAATTCGCCTTTTGAATTGGTCCCTTGTTTATAAAGTGTTAGTGAAGAAAAATCTATTAACTGATATAGAAAAAATTAAAATTGACGAGACTATTCAAGCACAAGCAGAGTATTTGAATCAAAACTATATTGATAAATATGATTTGAGTAATTGGGGTGTTCTGATTACAACTGGAATACTTTGTTTCAATGCAGTTAATGAAGATGTTATTAGTGCTGATTTAGTAAGCTGGGCTTTACATAAATTAACTACAGAGATGGAACTTCAAGTCGATGATGACGGAATTCATTGGGAACAGTCACCACTATATTTTATTGAAGTATTCAGAAGCACTTTATGTGTATATGCTGCATATAAAAATAATGGTCTGGAGTTTCCCGAAGTCATCATTAAAAAACTTCGTTTGATGTTGAAAGCTTTCGATTACTTTGTATTACCTAATAGTAAGATTTTGCAACAAGGAGATACGGATGCTATTGAAACAGCAGACTTGATAGCATCAGCACAGTTGATCTTAAATTCAAAAATGAGTGAAACAAAATATGATTTCATCCCTCTCGAATTTTATTCATTAAACAATTTGAGTTTAACTAGAACACAAGAAGAAAATTCTAGCTCGTATCTTGATGCAACTATTTCAGGCAATTACTATATGAAGGATCAACGAGGAAACTATTGGCATTGTTATAACGGAGATTTAGGTAGCGGACATGGTCATACAGCATTAGGACACATAGATTTGACAATTGATAATCAAAATATTTTGATTGATCCAGGTCGTTATACTTATATCGATTCTGAAATTAGACGAAACTTAAAATCAGGGTCATCGCATAATATTGTTAGTATCGATGATGTATATCCACTTGTTCCACATGATTCCTGGAAGTATGCGAAGGTAACAACTCCAGGAAATAATCAAGTTAAGCATTTTGAGAATTATGATGTTGTTGTTACTAGTTATTTTGATAAAGAACATTGTTTTAATTATACAAGATATTTTATTTGGTTTAAGAAACATGAGCTTGCACTGATATTTGATGTCGGTACACAAAAAGGCAAACATCTAAAAAAGAATAATTGGATTCTTTCACCTGAGTTGATTGCTGAAGCTAGTGAAGAGAATGGAAGTATTGTTTTGAGTCAAGCAGACAATAAGAAATTTAAAATGTTCTTTTCAGACAAGATCAAACAAGCAGAGAATCAAATTTATTCACCTAGATATAATGAGCAGGAAAGTACAGTAAAAATTGTTACTAGTTCTGAGTTTGAAAATCAGTTTGTTAGTTATTTTGCAGTTGGAAACGATGCTGATGTGGATACGATTACTAAATTGCAGGCAACTCGTTCGGGTTCACATACCGATGTATTAGATACATATTGTTATCCTATTGAAATAGCTTTAAACGATGGAACTAAGATTGATGTAGTTTTAGAACATGAGAATACCTTTATTGGAGACAAAGTTTATTACGTCAATGGACAACCTTACTATGGTGATTTGGTTATTTCAGAGAATGGTGAATATAATCGATTACTATAA
- a CDS encoding PTS system mannose/fructose/sorbose family transporter subunit IID, with product MASKEKVLTKADYRSAILRSYYLQNAQNYGNMQGTGMLNSIWPQLRKIYKGDEDTFKRVATSNLEFYNTNPQPYPFVSTLMLAMYDSGQNEDDVRAVKMALMGPLAGIGDALSQFALAPLFSTIFASLALQGVIYAPLMFIACLIGVTFGVRCLMGYLGWKVGTSIIDTLSDKMQALTDIASMIGLTVIAGLSVSFVKVNLALQYSTTVKGKEQVVAVQTILDKIMPYMLPMLLTYFVYWLITKKKWTIYKIILLLLVLGIGLSAIGLLKP from the coding sequence ATGGCATCTAAAGAAAAAGTTTTAACAAAAGCAGATTATCGTAGCGCAATCTTGCGTTCATATTATCTACAAAACGCTCAAAACTATGGAAACATGCAAGGTACTGGTATGTTGAACAGTATCTGGCCACAGTTAAGAAAAATTTATAAGGGTGATGAAGATACTTTCAAACGAGTAGCAACATCTAACCTAGAATTCTATAATACTAATCCACAACCATATCCATTTGTTTCAACTTTGATGTTAGCTATGTATGATAGCGGACAAAATGAAGATGATGTCCGTGCCGTTAAGATGGCTTTGATGGGTCCTTTAGCTGGTATTGGTGATGCATTATCACAATTTGCTTTAGCACCATTATTTTCAACAATCTTTGCTTCATTAGCATTACAAGGCGTTATCTATGCACCACTTATGTTTATTGCTTGTTTGATCGGTGTAACCTTCGGAGTTCGGTGTTTGATGGGATACCTAGGTTGGAAAGTCGGAACAAGTATTATTGATACTTTGAGTGACAAGATGCAAGCGTTGACAGATATCGCAAGTATGATTGGTTTAACTGTTATCGCAGGTTTGTCAGTTTCCTTTGTTAAAGTTAACTTAGCATTACAATACAGTACGACCGTAAAAGGCAAGGAACAAGTTGTTGCCGTTCAAACTATCTTAGACAAAATTATGCCTTATATGCTACCAATGCTTCTAACGTACTTCGTTTACTGGTTGATTACAAAGAAGAAATGGACAATTTATAAGATAATCCTATTACTTCTTGTACTTGGTATTGGATTATCAGCGATTGGTTTATTGAAACCATAA
- a CDS encoding PTS sugar transporter subunit IIA, whose protein sequence is MKYSVGIIGHGNYPEGIKSALTLLSGAGDDITCFNLNEQTTHEQFKKDVTNFLNTNESAIIFADLTGGAPFQTIAQVILESAKENQYIISGISMNAIFDLYLKNSMDQLNKDNIEDQINHVIEVSIPMMQYLPSSKMVADADTNESSDEGCI, encoded by the coding sequence ATGAAATATAGTGTAGGAATTATTGGACATGGAAACTATCCAGAAGGAATTAAATCAGCACTAACATTATTATCAGGTGCTGGGGATGATATTACATGTTTCAACTTGAATGAACAGACAACTCATGAACAATTTAAGAAAGATGTCACAAATTTTTTAAACACCAATGAAAGCGCTATTATTTTTGCAGATTTAACTGGTGGAGCACCGTTTCAAACAATTGCACAGGTTATTCTGGAATCAGCTAAAGAAAATCAATATATTATCTCTGGAATATCCATGAATGCGATCTTTGATCTTTACTTGAAGAATAGTATGGATCAACTTAACAAAGATAACATTGAAGATCAGATTAACCATGTTATTGAAGTTTCTATCCCTATGATGCAGTATTTGCCAAGTTCAAAAATGGTTGCAGATGCTGATACAAATGAAAGCAGTGATGAAGGATGCATCTAA
- a CDS encoding PTS sugar transporter subunit IIB — protein MTEPNIQAIRLDERLIHGQGRLWISNLGVNLVIVANDDVSKSSIQQTLMKSLTPDSIGIRFFSIKETCDKIFKASPKQSIFIIVKTAEDVLKLAEGGVPIHELNVGNIHYKEGKTKLTNFISVDKEDLDSLYKLQNEYNVDFNTRTTPLGNDVGSDYNLNNYVKEHGGN, from the coding sequence TTGACAGAACCTAATATTCAAGCAATCAGATTAGATGAAAGATTAATTCATGGTCAAGGAAGACTTTGGATTTCAAATTTAGGAGTAAATTTAGTAATTGTAGCAAACGATGATGTTTCTAAGAGCAGCATCCAACAAACATTAATGAAATCATTAACGCCAGATTCAATTGGCATCAGATTTTTCTCAATTAAAGAGACATGTGACAAAATTTTTAAGGCATCTCCTAAACAATCGATTTTTATTATAGTTAAGACGGCTGAAGATGTTTTAAAGCTTGCTGAAGGTGGAGTTCCAATTCATGAATTAAATGTAGGGAATATCCATTATAAAGAAGGAAAGACTAAGTTAACTAATTTTATCTCTGTTGATAAAGAAGATTTGGATTCATTATATAAATTACAAAATGAATATAATGTCGATTTTAATACGAGAACAACACCATTAGGTAATGATGTTGGATCAGATTACAATTTAAATAACTATGTTAAGGAACATGGGGGAAATTAA
- a CDS encoding BadF/BadG/BcrA/BcrD ATPase family protein: MSYVIGLDCGGTHIVGQLWNKDSRELITEVKSGPGNVVMNYALAISNIVNTIQEILDKNNTIQIELILVGIAGIESSSKTNEVISLLTNTFNVHVEVISDAKLALLNGLEGRDGSLIISGTGSIIYGRQNNTFLRVGGLGYILGDEGSAYDISKRALQQVLNRIDANKKSLLQASLFSGLNAHTKNEAIAQFYTNDRKENANLARIVAKEAENKNLDAIDVLDSCSKSLANQAITMLSQFEKPIPNTIALSGSVLKNNELFNKKLRMYISNKFPECEFVNITSNNAHGVLFFDNWKQSN; this comes from the coding sequence ATGTCATACGTGATTGGGCTTGATTGCGGTGGAACTCATATTGTCGGCCAGCTCTGGAATAAGGACTCAAGAGAATTAATTACAGAGGTTAAATCCGGACCTGGAAATGTTGTTATGAACTATGCCCTAGCTATTTCCAATATAGTTAATACAATTCAAGAAATCTTGGATAAAAATAATACTATACAAATCGAACTTATTCTAGTAGGTATTGCAGGCATTGAATCTTCAAGTAAAACAAATGAAGTCATTTCATTACTAACTAACACCTTTAACGTACATGTAGAAGTTATTAGCGATGCAAAATTGGCACTTCTTAATGGTTTGGAAGGTCGTGACGGATCACTAATCATATCAGGAACAGGATCAATTATATATGGAAGACAAAATAATACTTTTTTACGCGTAGGAGGACTTGGATACATTTTAGGCGATGAAGGTAGCGCTTATGACATCAGTAAACGTGCTTTACAACAGGTTCTAAATAGAATTGATGCCAACAAAAAATCATTATTACAAGCTTCCTTATTCAGCGGATTGAACGCTCATACAAAAAACGAAGCCATTGCTCAATTCTATACTAATGATAGAAAAGAAAACGCAAATTTAGCTAGAATTGTAGCCAAAGAAGCTGAAAATAAAAACCTAGATGCAATTGATGTTTTAGACTCCTGTTCTAAGTCACTGGCTAATCAAGCAATTACTATGCTTTCACAATTCGAAAAACCAATTCCTAATACAATTGCCTTATCCGGATCTGTTTTGAAAAACAATGAGTTATTCAATAAAAAGTTGAGAATGTATATATCCAATAAATTTCCCGAATGTGAATTTGTAAATATAACCAGTAACAATGCACATGGCGTACTTTTTTTTGACAACTGGAAACAAAGCAATTAA
- a CDS encoding bifunctional 4-hydroxy-2-oxoglutarate aldolase/2-dehydro-3-deoxy-phosphogluconate aldolase has product MQKVDVLNKISKNGIMAVIRGKSEEIAYKTAVSCIIGGIKGIEVTFTAPNADKIICKLKEDYPNDTELCIGAGTVLDSVSARIAIMAGADFIVSPSFNKEVALLCNLYQVPYIPGCMTVTEIQTAMTYGADIVKVFPGKILGKDFVSAVKAPLPQVNIMPTGGVSIDNMQEWFDKGVVAVGAGSNLTAPADEGDYDKVIENARDYCNEFEEISSAKIK; this is encoded by the coding sequence ATGCAAAAGGTAGATGTTTTAAACAAGATTAGTAAAAACGGTATTATGGCAGTAATCAGAGGTAAATCTGAAGAGATAGCCTATAAAACTGCAGTTTCATGTATAATAGGCGGCATAAAAGGAATTGAAGTAACATTTACTGCGCCTAATGCCGATAAAATTATCTGTAAGCTTAAAGAAGACTATCCTAATGACACAGAACTTTGTATTGGTGCTGGAACGGTATTAGATTCTGTTTCGGCTAGGATTGCTATAATGGCTGGAGCTGATTTTATTGTTAGTCCGTCATTTAATAAAGAAGTAGCATTGCTATGCAATTTGTATCAGGTTCCCTATATACCAGGTTGTATGACTGTTACAGAAATTCAAACTGCTATGACCTATGGAGCTGATATTGTCAAAGTGTTCCCTGGTAAAATATTAGGGAAAGATTTTGTTTCGGCAGTTAAAGCACCATTACCTCAGGTAAATATTATGCCAACAGGCGGTGTTTCTATAGACAATATGCAAGAATGGTTTGATAAGGGCGTTGTTGCTGTTGGAGCAGGTAGTAATTTAACTGCTCCAGCAGATGAAGGTGATTACGATAAAGTAATCGAAAATGCTCGAGATTATTGTAATGAGTTTGAAGAAATTAGTAGTGCAAAGATCAAGTAG
- a CDS encoding sugar kinase — MKSFLTIGEPLIVFSSEDLNAELMDAKHFKKYLAGAELNVAVGVSRLGIESRYITAIGNDPLGQSIKREVEQNGIHTNYIETNNDYWTGFYLKQRVDKGDPDIFYYRKNSAASHYNTDSLEKIDFENVGLIHCSGIMAAISENGYRSVEKLMDMANDREIVTTYDPNIRPQLWLDKQEMKQKLNYLASKAVIVMPGIHEGEQLVGTDDPEDIADFYLNQSSITQAVVIKAGPSGAYLKVRGEQLQLIDGYRVENVVDTVGAGDGFAVGMISGLLEDIGIKNAVKRACAIGALAVQDAGDSDGYPTRMELDKFMGVNNG; from the coding sequence ATGAAAAGCTTTTTAACTATTGGCGAACCATTGATTGTTTTCAGTTCCGAAGATCTTAATGCTGAATTAATGGACGCAAAACATTTTAAAAAATATCTAGCAGGTGCAGAATTAAATGTTGCAGTGGGTGTTTCTAGATTAGGAATAGAATCTAGATATATTACAGCTATCGGAAATGATCCGTTAGGACAATCGATAAAAAGAGAAGTTGAACAAAATGGGATACACACGAATTATATCGAGACAAATAATGATTATTGGACAGGCTTTTATTTAAAGCAACGAGTAGATAAAGGTGATCCAGATATATTTTATTATCGAAAAAATTCAGCGGCATCACATTACAACACTGATAGTTTGGAAAAAATAGATTTTGAAAATGTTGGTTTGATTCATTGTTCAGGCATTATGGCTGCAATTTCTGAGAATGGTTATAGATCTGTTGAAAAATTGATGGATATGGCAAACGATAGGGAAATAGTGACTACATATGATCCTAATATACGTCCGCAACTATGGCTAGATAAGCAGGAAATGAAACAAAAGTTAAATTACTTGGCTAGTAAGGCAGTAATTGTTATGCCGGGAATTCATGAAGGTGAACAATTGGTGGGGACTGATGATCCTGAAGATATAGCTGATTTCTATTTGAATCAAAGTAGCATAACACAAGCGGTGGTAATAAAGGCTGGACCAAGTGGCGCTTACCTAAAGGTTAGGGGAGAACAATTACAATTAATTGATGGATACAGAGTAGAGAATGTAGTTGATACAGTCGGTGCAGGCGATGGATTTGCAGTAGGAATGATTTCTGGATTACTAGAAGATATTGGAATAAAAAATGCTGTTAAACGTGCGTGTGCAATCGGAGCACTGGCCGTTCAAGATGCAGGTGATAGTGATGGTTATCCAACAAGAATGGAATTGGATAAATTTATGGGGGTAAATAATGGATAA
- a CDS encoding glycoside hydrolase family 88 protein gives MFRNGLLNKKDVDEALNSAISQINKNIHYFGNEYPTPAANKNKYGVMDNTEWTNGFWTGLLWLAYEYTNDDKYLKAAKKDVKSFENRIDNKIAVNHHDLGFLYIPSTISDYKLTGDKEARDAGIKAADQLATRYQKKGGFIQAWGNVGDDDNYRLIIDALLNIPLFYWASEETGDDEYFKMAESHYKNAINTVIRDNGSTYHTYYFDSKTGKPLKGLTRQGYSDDSSWARGQAWAIYGIALHYHYTKNPDDINLFKKVTNYFLNKLPEDTVPFWDLIFSDGDDQARDSSAGAIAVCGIHEMLKYLPESDSDKELYRYAMHSILESLIKNYTYDEAKDGQPILDHSVYSWHSGKGVDEGNIWGDYFYMEALIRFQKDWNLYW, from the coding sequence ATTTTTAGAAATGGTTTATTGAATAAGAAAGATGTTGATGAAGCTTTAAACTCAGCAATTTCACAAATCAATAAAAATATTCATTACTTTGGCAATGAATATCCGACACCAGCAGCCAATAAAAATAAATATGGTGTAATGGACAACACCGAATGGACAAATGGTTTTTGGACTGGATTGTTATGGCTAGCATATGAATACACCAATGATGATAAATATCTTAAGGCAGCAAAAAAAGATGTTAAATCATTCGAAAATAGAATAGATAATAAAATTGCTGTTAATCATCACGATTTAGGATTCCTTTATATTCCATCAACAATCAGCGATTACAAGTTAACTGGTGATAAAGAAGCTAGAGATGCGGGTATTAAAGCAGCTGATCAATTGGCTACAAGGTATCAAAAGAAGGGCGGATTCATTCAGGCCTGGGGCAATGTAGGAGATGATGATAATTATCGCTTGATTATAGATGCACTTTTGAATATCCCGTTGTTTTATTGGGCAAGTGAAGAAACAGGTGATGATGAATATTTCAAAATGGCTGAATCTCATTACAAGAATGCTATTAATACAGTAATTAGAGACAACGGTTCAACATATCATACTTATTACTTTGATTCTAAGACTGGCAAACCACTTAAAGGTTTGACACGACAAGGTTATTCAGATGATTCCAGTTGGGCACGTGGTCAAGCTTGGGCCATCTATGGCATTGCTCTTCATTATCACTACACGAAGAATCCAGATGATATTAATTTATTTAAGAAAGTAACAAATTATTTTCTTAATAAATTACCAGAAGATACAGTTCCATTTTGGGATTTGATTTTTAGTGATGGGGATGATCAAGCCAGAGATTCTTCTGCAGGTGCAATCGCAGTTTGTGGAATTCATGAAATGCTTAAGTATCTACCTGAATCTGATAGCGATAAAGAGTTGTATAGATACGCAATGCACAGCATTTTAGAATCATTGATTAAGAATTATACGTACGATGAAGCAAAAGATGGTCAACCAATTCTTGATCACAGTGTTTACTCATGGCACTCAGGTAAAGGAGTTGATGAAGGTAATATCTGGGGCGACTATTTCTATATGGAAGCCTTGATAAGATTCCAAAAAGATTGGAATTTATATTGGTAA
- a CDS encoding preprotein translocase subunit YajC: MHLIDYLLIAALIVLVVIYVVLIPISRNKQMKQQKAKMDKFYASLSKDDEVLLRDGITGVIEKINGDKIKLKVASNVVVNVNKYGIISKIEEEENE, translated from the coding sequence ATGCATCTAATTGATTATTTATTAATAGCAGCATTAATAGTACTAGTTGTTATCTATGTGGTACTAATTCCGATTTCTCGTAACAAACAAATGAAGCAGCAAAAGGCAAAGATGGATAAATTTTATGCAAGTTTGTCGAAAGATGATGAGGTTTTACTGAGAGATGGGATTACTGGTGTTATTGAAAAAATTAATGGTGACAAAATCAAACTAAAAGTAGCATCTAATGTTGTTGTAAATGTCAATAAATACGGAATCATTAGCAAGATAGAAGAGGAAGAAAATGAGTGA
- the kduI gene encoding 5-dehydro-4-deoxy-D-glucuronate isomerase: MAFSMNINYSHSPEDIRNYSTEQLRDQFLVTDLFKDGDISLTYTYNDRMIFGGVTPIDEPLEIKLDKDLGVEYFLQRRELGLINIGGKGSITIDGKKEEMVNHDGYYVGMGRKHVIFESEDAKNPAKFYVVSTPAHKTYPDKKLPFANALAKPMGDQEHMNKRTIYKYIDASQMDTCQLQMGYTVLEPGSSWNTMPAHTHARRMETYMYFDFGAEDTRVFHFLGKPDESKHIVLSPEQAVINPSWSIHCGVGTTNYSFIWAMCGENQTYDDMDQVAMNDLK; the protein is encoded by the coding sequence ATGGCATTTTCAATGAACATTAATTATTCACATAGTCCGGAGGACATTCGTAACTATTCTACGGAGCAACTAAGAGATCAATTCTTAGTTACAGATTTATTCAAGGATGGTGATATCTCACTAACTTACACTTACAATGATCGTATGATTTTTGGTGGTGTAACGCCAATTGATGAACCATTGGAGATTAAACTTGATAAGGATTTAGGCGTTGAGTACTTCTTACAACGTAGAGAATTAGGACTTATCAATATCGGTGGTAAGGGTTCAATTACTATCGATGGTAAAAAAGAAGAGATGGTCAACCATGACGGCTATTACGTAGGTATGGGTAGAAAACATGTGATCTTTGAATCCGAGGATGCTAAAAACCCTGCTAAATTCTATGTGGTTTCTACACCGGCACATAAGACTTATCCAGATAAAAAATTACCATTCGCAAATGCCCTAGCAAAACCAATGGGTGACCAAGAACATATGAACAAACGTACAATTTACAAGTATATTGATGCTTCACAAATGGATACTTGCCAATTACAAATGGGTTATACGGTACTCGAACCAGGGTCATCATGGAATACGATGCCAGCACATACACATGCACGCAGAATGGAAACTTACATGTACTTTGATTTTGGTGCTGAAGATACACGTGTATTTCATTTCTTAGGCAAGCCAGACGAATCTAAACATATCGTACTATCACCTGAGCAAGCTGTAATTAATCCTAGTTGGTCAATTCATTGTGGTGTTGGAACAACAAATTACTCATTCATTTGGGCAATGTGTGGCGAAAACCAAACTTATGATGATATGGATCAAGTAGCAATGAACGATTTGAAATAA
- a CDS encoding PTS mannose/fructose/sorbose/N-acetylgalactosamine transporter subunit IIC — translation MTFTIWQALLVGLWAAFCFAGQIWGIYTNRALFIAFGVGIILGDLRTAVIFGATAELAFMGFGVGPGGSTPPNPLGPGIVGTIMAISMDKLSPSAALTLSYPFAIIVPFVITFIFTINSSSMETAKKAIMEGKYRKYKWLSNLTLYGFMIFAFIFGFAATESTSALRAFIKIIPQWLMNGLTVAGGLLPAVGFALILSTMVKKEYIPAIILGYVCVAYLQMPVIGLAFVGAVIAFNNYFNGKKSSKDNDSDQGGNDGGIEDGI, via the coding sequence ATGACATTTACTATATGGCAAGCTCTTCTTGTCGGACTGTGGGCAGCATTTTGTTTCGCAGGTCAGATTTGGGGAATTTATACTAATAGAGCACTTTTTATCGCCTTTGGTGTCGGAATTATTTTAGGTGATTTGAGAACAGCAGTTATTTTTGGAGCTACAGCTGAACTAGCATTTATGGGATTTGGTGTTGGCCCCGGTGGATCAACGCCTCCAAATCCATTAGGACCTGGTATCGTTGGTACCATTATGGCTATTTCAATGGATAAGTTATCACCAAGTGCAGCACTAACACTTTCATATCCATTTGCTATCATCGTTCCATTTGTCATCACATTTATTTTTACAATCAATTCAAGTTCTATGGAAACTGCTAAGAAAGCAATCATGGAAGGTAAGTATCGTAAGTATAAGTGGTTATCTAATTTAACGCTTTATGGATTCATGATTTTTGCCTTTATTTTCGGATTTGCCGCAACAGAAAGTACTTCGGCTTTACGTGCATTTATTAAGATCATCCCACAATGGTTAATGAATGGTTTAACAGTTGCCGGTGGATTACTACCCGCAGTTGGTTTCGCATTGATTTTAAGTACTATGGTTAAGAAAGAATACATCCCAGCAATTATCCTAGGTTATGTCTGTGTAGCTTATCTACAAATGCCAGTTATTGGTTTAGCTTTCGTAGGTGCAGTTATCGCCTTTAATAACTACTTTAACGGTAAGAAGTCATCAAAGGATAATGATAGCGACCAAGGTGGAAACGACGGAGGTATTGAAGATGGCATCTAA
- the kduD gene encoding 2-dehydro-3-deoxy-D-gluconate 5-dehydrogenase KduD encodes MEQSKEEIQANEAALDQFKMNFFDLTGKVAVVTGGNTGLGQGYAVALAEAGADIFIPTFGTAEWDNTRAMIEKRGHKVEFMDVDLTKEGVAEEVVKHVIDTYGHIDILINNAGMIRRNPLLESKDKDWDMVININLNAVYHMSLAAAKEMAKQKSGKIINIGSMLSFQGGKFIPSYTASKHGVAGLTKAFASELGPYNIQVNAIAPGYIKTANTAPIRADKARNQEILDRIPANHWAEPSELMGVAVFLASKASNYVNGHILAVDGGYLVR; translated from the coding sequence ATGGAACAATCAAAAGAAGAAATTCAAGCAAATGAAGCAGCATTAGATCAATTCAAAATGAACTTTTTTGATTTAACAGGAAAGGTTGCCGTTGTTACAGGTGGTAACACTGGTTTGGGACAAGGATATGCAGTTGCTTTGGCCGAAGCTGGGGCAGATATCTTTATTCCTACATTCGGTACAGCTGAATGGGACAATACTCGTGCAATGATTGAAAAACGCGGTCATAAAGTTGAATTCATGGATGTCGATTTGACAAAGGAAGGCGTTGCTGAAGAAGTTGTTAAACATGTTATTGATACATATGGTCACATTGATATTCTTATCAACAATGCCGGAATGATTCGTCGTAATCCACTTCTTGAATCGAAAGATAAAGATTGGGACATGGTTATTAACATTAATTTAAATGCGGTCTACCACATGTCATTAGCCGCTGCTAAAGAAATGGCAAAACAAAAATCAGGAAAAATTATTAACATTGGATCAATGCTTTCATTCCAAGGTGGTAAGTTTATTCCTTCATACACTGCTTCAAAGCATGGTGTGGCTGGTTTAACAAAAGCCTTTGCCAGTGAATTAGGACCTTATAACATTCAAGTTAACGCAATTGCTCCAGGATATATCAAGACTGCCAATACTGCTCCAATTCGTGCAGATAAAGCTCGTAATCAAGAAATTCTCGATAGAATTCCAGCAAATCATTGGGCAGAACCATCAGAATTGATGGGAGTTGCAGTATTCCTAGCAAGTAAAGCTTCAAATTATGTTAATGGTCATATCTTAGCTGTTGACGGCGGTTACTTGGTACGTTAA